TTGGCTTCACGCTGATCGCTTATATTGTGGCGTTTAGCGGTATCCGCGCCTTGAGTATCCTGCACTTATTCTTCGTTATTCCGGCATTCGGATTTCTACTATTGTTTTGCACTCAAGGCATGGGGTGGTTAGCCTTCTCGCCAAATAGCCCCGGTTTTTTTCCCACCAGTTGGTCAAACCTAAACTTTGAAGACTGGGCAAAGTGGTACTTTATGGCAGCTTATGGAGGCTATGGCTGTGAAACCGCGGCGGTGTTTGTCGCCGATAGCCAACGTCCCAAAGAAACGTTGCGCTTCCTCAAGTTAGCAGGTTGGCTGATTCTGCCAGTACAGTTGGGTGGCTCGTGGGTTCTAATGCGTTTAGCCAGCTCTCCAGGACTTGGCGACAACTCTTTTGTTAACCTCACCGCAGCAGCAACACCCTTTTGGGGGCAGTCCGGTTCATTATTGGTGACGTTACTGCTCGTTTCAAGCACATTGCTAAGTTGTGCTACTACGGTTGCTGTCTCTCCCCGTATTTTGTATCAAATGGCTCAGGACGGACATCTTTCGTCGGTGTTCGCAGTTAGTTCCCGTCGGGGGGTTTTAGAACCGGGCCTCCTATTTACACTTTTACTCAGTATTATTTATCTGATTTGGGGAGATATTGCCCGTATCGTGGTGATATCTGGCACTAGCTGGCTTGCATCCATTATGGTTGTACATCTGGGGCTATGGCTGCGCCGGGGCAGCCCGGAGGTGCGCTGGCCTTGGTTGTCGCTGTGCTTTTTGTTGTTAGAGTCAGTTGTGCTGGTGTTTGGAGGCTTGGGTTGGGGTTGGCAAGATCTGCTAATCGGGCTTCTTTTTCCCATCGGCATTTTAGCGGTGGATGCTGCTATGCGCCGGATATCATTTCCCCCGTTCCATGCAGCGTGGTGGAACCAGCGTTATCGTCAGCGGTCTTCAGTTGAGATTAAAGATTTTGTTGTGCTTCAAATAGTCATCCTGATCGTATTGGTCTGTAGCGGTACCGCTATAGGCTGGATGATTAGGGACAAGTTTGAGCATATCGATAGCAATGCCAACAACAATATATTGGTTGTTTTGCTGATGACCTTGGCATTTGTAGCGATCGCGATCGCCTGTTGGACTACTTTGCCCCAAGTTGCCTCGATCGCCGAAGCAAGAGAACAAGCAGAAAACTTGTTTATTACTGCTCTCGACACCGTTCCAGATACCATTCTCGTCTTAGATGAAAACGGCGCGATCGCCCAAGCTAACCCAGCGGCTGAACTACTTTTTGGCATGAACGCCAAAGATCTATTTGGGCATCGCCTTAATAACTTATTTCCAGGGTTGGCTTCCGATCCTGGTCAGTGGCCCCACACCAGCGAACAGAAATTAACTATTTATTCTGTAGGGGCAATTGATGCATCGCCTTTACTACGCATTATTGAAACGACTATTTCCGAGCGTTCAAATCGGAATCTGCAACAATATATAGTTATTTTGCGCGACATCACAGAACGCAAGCAGGCTGAAGCTCAACTCCAGCAAACTTTGCAGCTAAAGGAAGAACTTGCTGTTACTGCCACAGAGCAAGCCGAAAGATTAGAGAAAACGCTCTATGAATTGCAACAAGCGCAGTCTCAATTAATTCAATCTTTGGAATCGGATAGGATTCTCAAGCACGTTACAGACCAAATCCGCAGTACTTTAGATTCCAAGACGATTCTGCAAACTATCGTCCGAGAAGTGCGACGTTTGCTCAACACAGACCGCGTGGTGATTTACCACTTTAATGGCGGCTGGCAAGGCAAAGTGGTCGTAGAAGAGGTGACAGGTAATTGGAACTCGCTTTTGGGTGAGATGTATGCTGATGAATGCTTTCCCAGCGAACATGCTCTGCTTTATGAAGCCGGACGAGTTAAAAGTGTTAACAACGTAGTTGAATCAGATTTACATCCGTGCCACAAAGAGTTTTTGCAGAATATTCAGGTGCAAGCCAACCTTGTTTTACCAATTCGGATAGATTCTCATTTATGGGGTTTGCTTATTGCCCACGAGTGTGGTGCTACTAGAGTTTGGCAGACAGCTGAAATTGAGTTGTTGCAAAAGTTAGCCGATCGAGCTGCGATCGCCATTCATCAAGCTGAACTCTATCAACACAGCTGCACCGCCGCCCACACAGCGCAGACTCAAGCCCAACATCTAGAAAACGCTTTACAGCAGCTCAAACACACCCAAGCTCAACTTATTCAGACCGAGAAAATGTCTAGTTTGGGTCAATTAGTCGCTGGTGTTGCCCATGAAATAAATAACCCGGTTAATTTTATTTATGGCAATCTAACTCACGTTGATGACTACGCTAACGATTTACTCGATTTAGCTAAACTTTACCAACAGCGCTTTCCATCGGCAGATTTAGAAATACAAAAATTTGTTGAAGAAATTGATCTAGATTTTCTGATTGAAGATCTGCCTAAAACATTAGCCTCAATGAGAATTGGCGCTAAACGCATCCGTGAAATTGTGCTAACTTTGCGTAACTTCTCTCGGCTTGACGAAAGTGAAATGAAATTTGTTAATATTCACGAGGGAATAGATAGCACGCTGTTGATTTTGCACAATCGTATTAAAGATAAACCGGAGCGTCCGGGAATAGAAATTATTAAAAACTATGGCAAATTGCCACAAGTTGAATGTTATGCCGGACAGCTAAATCAGGTGTTTATGAACATTGTGAGCAATGCGATTGATGCTTTAGACAATCACGACAGCGATCGCTCACTAGAAGAAATTAAAAAACATCCCAGTAGCATTACCATCGCCACCCAAGCTTTAGAGAAAAATCGCGTACTTATCAGTATTAAAGATAACGGGCCAGGAATGGCAGATAACGTCAAATCACGGCTATTTGACCCGTTCTTTACAACTAAACCTGTAGGTCAGGGCACAGGTTTAGGATTATCAATCAGCTATGAGATTATTGTCAATAAACACGGCGGTGAGATCAAGTGTTTATCACAGTCAGGGCAGGGTGCAGAATTGTTGATTGAAATACCCGTCCGGAAAATCAGCTAGGTAACAACTTTGGGTAGGCAACGTTGTAGGTATTTCCAATGGCGATCGCTCCTACCCAACGTTACTGCTTAAAACATTCGTTCTCAGGGAAAATACTCAAAAATTTACTCGGGTTTTTAGCAAGTTTAAGAACTTACACGGTTTTCCCAATCCTAAAAATTGGCTAAATGGTGATTAGTATTACAATATCCGATTTAAAAATAATGCTCGATCAGCCTGTCGTCGGCGTGGACAAGAATCAGCACTCAACCATGCGCCTCCCCCGCAGCTTGAGTGCTTTTGAAACTTGGGGCTTCGGTCTCACTGCTCACACCGGATGGATCGCCGTTGCACCGGCCATCCACGCTGCGCTTGGAGTAAATGCTATCTTCGTCTGGTTGCCTGGGACAATTGTGGGGATGCTGCTCAACTTTCAGGTGCAACGCTTAGGCATGCGTTGGCCGGAAATGTCAGGGGGAACGCCCAACTACGCTGCGAGGCTGCTAAAGCACTATCCAGGGCTGGCTCGCTATGTGGCACTCGGATATTTCGTTGGATGGGCATCGGCTCCAGCGGTAATTGCAACTGTTCTCAGCGACTTGATTAAAGCCAACCTAGAACCTTTAGGTATTGCTTGTCCTACATTAGCACTCAACATTGGATTCACCTGTATAGCTTTTGTGGTGGCATTTAGCGGCACCCGCGCTTTAGCTATACTCCATTTATTTTTTCTCATCCCAGCAGTGGGATTCTTACTCACTTTTTGCTTTCAGGGCTTGTGGTGGTTAACTTTTTCACATCACAGCCCTGGGTTTTTCCCCCCTGTAGAGACGAGCCATACAACATCTCTACATTTTGGAGACTGGGCAAAATGGTACTTCATAGGGACTTGGAATCTATACGGCTGTGAAACCACTTCCTCGTTTGTAGCCGATAGCCGACGCCCTAATGAAACTTTGCGGTTTATGACCTTTGCTACTTGGCTAATGCCGCCAGTGTATCTGGGTTTTTCTTGGCTGCTGACGCGGTTGGCTACAGAGCCAGGACTTAGTAATAGCACGTATATTACCTTGCTAGCAGCATCAAAGCCCTTCTGGGGTCAGGCTGGTTCGATGTTAGTGACATTGCTAATTGCCTTCTCCAGCTTTCTTAATTGCGCCACTGCTGTTTGCGTCCTTCCCCGCATCTTGTACCAGCTCTCTTTGGACGGACACTTGTCGCCAGTTTTTGCTGTTGTTTCCAAGCGAGGCGTCTTGGGGCCTGCCCTATTATTTACCTTTTTAATTAGTCTCGCGTGTCTGGTTTGGGGAGATGTTGCCCGTATAGTAATGGTGACGAATACTGGCTACCTAGCCTCCATAATCGGAATCCACCTGGGATTGTGGCTGCGCCGAGGTTTGGCAGAGGTGCGATGGCCTTGGTTATCGTTGGGCTTTTGTATTGTGGGGGCAGTTGTCTTCGTCGTAGGAGG
The sequence above is a segment of the Microcoleus sp. FACHB-831 genome. Coding sequences within it:
- a CDS encoding ATP-binding protein, whose protein sequence is MIAEKFLTANNHRISSTRLPRSLSAIETWGFGLTPHLTWISTAPALHAAIGTQALFVWVPIAIVSLLLNLQVKRLGEHWPEVAGGTPNYTTRLLKNYPGLGRYGAIGYYLGWVSIPPVTAIVLTDLIKYNLEPLGIAYPEWGLRIGFTLIAYIVAFSGIRALSILHLFFVIPAFGFLLLFCTQGMGWLAFSPNSPGFFPTSWSNLNFEDWAKWYFMAAYGGYGCETAAVFVADSQRPKETLRFLKLAGWLILPVQLGGSWVLMRLASSPGLGDNSFVNLTAAATPFWGQSGSLLVTLLLVSSTLLSCATTVAVSPRILYQMAQDGHLSSVFAVSSRRGVLEPGLLFTLLLSIIYLIWGDIARIVVISGTSWLASIMVVHLGLWLRRGSPEVRWPWLSLCFLLLESVVLVFGGLGWGWQDLLIGLLFPIGILAVDAAMRRISFPPFHAAWWNQRYRQRSSVEIKDFVVLQIVILIVLVCSGTAIGWMIRDKFEHIDSNANNNILVVLLMTLAFVAIAIACWTTLPQVASIAEAREQAENLFITALDTVPDTILVLDENGAIAQANPAAELLFGMNAKDLFGHRLNNLFPGLASDPGQWPHTSEQKLTIYSVGAIDASPLLRIIETTISERSNRNLQQYIVILRDITERKQAEAQLQQTLQLKEELAVTATEQAERLEKTLYELQQAQSQLIQSLESDRILKHVTDQIRSTLDSKTILQTIVREVRRLLNTDRVVIYHFNGGWQGKVVVEEVTGNWNSLLGEMYADECFPSEHALLYEAGRVKSVNNVVESDLHPCHKEFLQNIQVQANLVLPIRIDSHLWGLLIAHECGATRVWQTAEIELLQKLADRAAIAIHQAELYQHSCTAAHTAQTQAQHLENALQQLKHTQAQLIQTEKMSSLGQLVAGVAHEINNPVNFIYGNLTHVDDYANDLLDLAKLYQQRFPSADLEIQKFVEEIDLDFLIEDLPKTLASMRIGAKRIREIVLTLRNFSRLDESEMKFVNIHEGIDSTLLILHNRIKDKPERPGIEIIKNYGKLPQVECYAGQLNQVFMNIVSNAIDALDNHDSDRSLEEIKKHPSSITIATQALEKNRVLISIKDNGPGMADNVKSRLFDPFFTTKPVGQGTGLGLSISYEIIVNKHGGEIKCLSQSGQGAELLIEIPVRKIS